One Arachis hypogaea cultivar Tifrunner chromosome 18, arahy.Tifrunner.gnm2.J5K5, whole genome shotgun sequence genomic window, GCACGCagtgatgaatccatcattcacCACATTTGCGagcgtgccggttgctctatcaGCACGGTTTTTTggagctatcggcacgctttttttGTTGGCACGCTTTCATctcttgccacgctttaaaagcgtggccataggtcttAACCTATAGGTACACTTAAAAAGCGTACCGAAAGGTGCACatgtcgccacgcttttaaaacgtcccaGAATGTTTGTTTGAGGTACtctttaaaagcgtgccgataagaaaagatatggctacactttttaaaacGTGGCGATAACCAGTGATAcggccatgctttaaaagcgtggcaataggcttgtaaaattaaaaaaaaaaaaaaaaaaacctttttcttatttttacctTAACCGCTGCAAAGTtaaattttcaatccttttttattaccaaacgtACAAATATAGTATGAAATTTTTCATACAAGATAAATCAAACAATAATTAGTGAAAATAAATCTCGAGTTCGAATTTCAAAACTAAACtgaaaaaaatacagaaacaatACAACTTAAATTCTATTTCCTTTGCTGTTCCTCCTTCCTCTAGCCCTCTTAAACTTCTTCCCTTAGATCATACATAATTGTTTCTGGAACATTTGTGAACTTTTTTACCTACAAAAGATAATTCCTTGAGCTAAAGGTTAGTGGTACTACACTGAATTGCAAATTGTAATGTAATATTCTAGAGCAACAGTCACAAGAATGGTAAAACCAGGAATAGTTTAGTTGTTTACTTATTGCAAGTTGGAGGTGTCATATCCATTGTAAGAAGATGACATGAGGAATTGAACCAGTGACCAATTTTACTACTGTCCAGCTCTTGCATTGCATAGAGAAGTCTTGTAACCCCAATTGAGATGCTCTGAGTGATCAATTTTGTGAAAGAAATCAAGGAAAGCTTGTTCATCTTCCAATGGTTCAGCCTCAGCACCAAAGAACATTGCTCCAATGATCATGAAAACAAATATGAAAAGGCTCAGCTTTATGCTCATTTTCTGGCTTCAAAAGATGGAAAAGGAAAACACCAACACTTAGATGGAAGCTTGTGTAAAGTAAAGATTCTTCACACTTGTTTTTCAATACAGAGAGCAATGCAATGATTTGAAAAATTAATCAGTAGCAATGATGTTTCTACAAAGCAGTAAAAAGCACAATTGAGagggaaaaaaatcaaaatatctcACGCAAGTTGAACTAATAATCACACTCATCTTGATACAAGAAAAAAACTTTCAGCAAAGGTAAACTAAgtgtcaaaactcaaaacaaaaGAAATCTGATCCATACATGTTCCTATCCCTACATTATTGAATAACCAGCACTACAAAACATTGAAACCATGATTAGCCATTAATACTTGGGCTGATTCCACAATGAAGATAACAGTACAGCATCTTTTTGACAAAAATTAATTGGCATTCTATAAattaagaaaacagaaaagagacAAATAAACAATCTTACATACGTGGGCAGACTCCGTCAATGCTGGGCAGCCAGCAGTCTCATTTCTCACATTAACATCTTCAATAGAATCTGGACAGGTTACAAGCAAGTCAAATAAAACTGTGATGTTTTCTTCACTGTCACCAGATTGACATACTAAATGCAAAGGAGTGATGCTTAGTTACAATTTCATCATAAGAATAATAGCACAGTGCTCTAAACTTATAGCCTTATCAGTTATTTATATCATTCTCTTTCACTTTAACGTGAACAAAGATAAAAGCAAAGTCCATTGATTCTTCTTTTAAGAGCATGTTGGGATCCATCATTTTAACCCCCCTTCAAAATGTGGACCAGTTTGAATCTTTTCtgtgtttatttatttacttttcacagaaaaaaaaaaaacacaacacAATAAAATAGAGCAAATAGAGAGCAGAGACAATCGAGtagataaaactaataaaaaatcatttatttcttcaatgttttctttttgttaattAGTCCAGAatagagaagaaatagaggaacaGAGAAACAGAGGGAAGAAAGACTTACCAATGTTTACAGTGCCGATTGAGGGAGAGACAGCAACGATTGAGGGTTTCAAATCCAACGAGGGTTTGCGAGACAGAGACCACTGAGGGAGTAGTAGGGCACACCTACACAGAGACCACTGAGGGTGCATGGACGGAGCAGCAACGCTGGAGGGTTCCGAATCCAACGAGTGTTGCGTTGATGGTGCGAGGGTTGGGTGCGAATGACCGTTGAAAAACAGCTGGTGCGTGCGAGAGACCGTTTGATGGTACGAGGGTTGGGTGCGACAGAGAGAGGGCTGGGTGTGAGGGTTAGATGAAGGGCTGGGTATGAGGGTTAGATGAACACGACGGCGAGCTGGGTGGTGCGACGGTCTTGGTGATCGGCAGTGATGTGAAGGCTTGCTGGGTGCACGGCTTCTAGGTTATCTTCTAGGTTAATTAAAAGTGAATTTGGAAATAAAAGTGAAGTAGGGCTTGTTTGGGCTTCTATAGGAAAGTTAACTTAGAAAAAAAAGTTAAGTGTGGAAAAAAAGGGAGGGAAATTAAATTTTGGGCACGCTTTTGTAAGGTGTCTAAATAAACTCAGCATATGGGTACGCTTTAAAAATGTAACAGTTAGAAGACAAATTAGCtgcgcttttaaagcgtgccgatTTCTTTCTATgggcacgcttttaaagtgtgataaaaaaaagcgtggccaaatcacaaatTAGTAGCCACTCtcgtaaaagcgtgccgatttctTTCTATGGCCACGTTTttcaagcgtggcaaaaaaaagcgtggccaaatcacaaatcagtGGCCACTCTCacaaaagcgtggcaagaaaaaaggtgccgataggccttttttcttgtagtgattgtaAGCTGCTGTTGCATGCGTCTATGCTATACGTTCGTTCGCATCCACTAAACCACGGCTCAATGTCGCTACCTCATGCTTATTGGAGAGTGTTAATTCTTCTAATCGAGTTAATCAAGTTCCTTCGGTCATTGATGCGAGGCAAATGTCGGTTTAGAAATTTGCTAATTGAAAGAGTGGATTCGTTAtaagtatagctccaaaccaataATCAACTCGAATCAAAGTTTAAACAAGAGCGTCACAAAGTTACAAACAAATAACCGAGAATGTTAATttcaggtcgttctcccttgaACTAGCAATTAAGTGCACATCAATAGTTATAAATTCGGGGGTTTTCACGCATAaaaatggaaattaaagagaCTAGAAGTTAAATGAGTCAACAACaattaaatggcaaagaaatAGAATTAATAGGCAAGCAAAACAATTAACTAAGAAAGCATGAATTAAGAGCAATGATTGGACTAAAACTATATTAAAAGACAATTAAATTAAACTATGAAAGATCAAAGCAATAAACTAATGAAGAATGTAATTCAAAtgtataaaaagggtcttgattAGTGATTGAGAGTTAAAGGATTCATAtccttgtcataaccacaacCATGGCAATTGCAATGAGTTAATTCCATTTAGTTAATCCCTAAATAATGGAGAAAGCCAAGTAGGTATAATTGGTCTTAATCCACAAATTCTAGCCAACTTActaattaagtttaataaaaggcTAGTGTTAGTAGAAATAAGATCAATTAACAACCCAAAGCTACCATTCAATGTTGGACATTAATGATTCTAGGATCCTAGTTCCTCAATCACTAATCCAAGGGATAAAACAAGGATAGTGTAAAGGATAAGACAATTAAGAGCAACTTACAGTTAAAACAAGTTATAATCCAAACTAAGGCATAAATTGCTTAAACCCtaataaaacctagagagaagtgagggtttctctctctaaaaaaaactataaaaaacttagcaaaaaaaaatgtaatatgatgatttgatggtgtgtgGTGTGTCCCCTCCAAAAATTGAGCTTCAATATGACTTCAAGACATAAAAAATATGCCAAGACAACCTCCAATTCGCGAATCACGTGACTTTTTAAATGAGACATGCATCCAGACTTGTACGTACGCACACTAGCCAATTTTtcacttgtgcatacgcataaATCCGAAtgtccttcttctttgtttcttcatgaattcttccactttgcatgttttttcttctactttttcaAGTCATCCTTGCCTATTAGTCTTGAAaacactcaacaaatatatcaaggcattgaatatAATAAAGGTGAAATTAATTTGACAAtacaaaaaagatgtttttaacaATTGAGCATAATTAAGAGAGAATTCACAAAATCATGTTATTGCAATGAATAAATGCAAGTTTatatgataaaattcactcatttCAAGcaaaaaaattatcatcaaatataaATTCATCAGTCATCATGGACTTCTCTCAACAAGAGCACTAATTGATAGCCTGTTCAATAATTCAAGCTCAAGCAAAGGTATAACAAccacaaaataagaagaagatcATGCAGCGATGAATTGAGTAAAATCAAATATGAGTGTGCGTATATAATCTGAAATGGAATGAACAATAATTTCTCCTTTCGAGTGAGAGAAGCACTCCTCAATGATAACAATTCATATTTTACCATTTTCTGGTTCTTTGCCTTCCTTTTTAAGCTTTTTCTCTTTCTAAGTTGTTAAGTAACTAACTTGATACTACCTCTAATTTTATTACTCTATAGCACCTCTATTTCATAGCTAGTAGTCCTTCATCCAAGTTGGTTGCTTTTTCACAAGCTTGTTTCTTTGCTTTGCTAACATTTTATCTGGCCCAATTACCTCTTCATCGCTTTCAGCTTCTTGTATTGGGTCGAAAATAGCAGCTGTTGTTAATGGGCCTGTATCAATTTATGTGTGTCATTGACCGAGAGGTTTGAGAAGCTTCTTAGAACGTTCAGTAATGTTGGTTTCATGGATGGTTTGGTTTGTTTTGATTTGGTTCAGGTTTGGTTGCcttttgatttgaattttctttttgttctgtTCTGCATCCTATTCAGGTAGCTCTCACCTCCGCACTCCAAGCCTCCTTTACCTGTTGAACCGCTGCTGAAGCTTCTAGGTATTTAGAGCAGGTTCTACTTTAAAACCCAAGCCTATTGACTCTTAAAAGCATGTTTCCACCTTCTCTTGGTGAAGTCTTTCTAACACTGCCAACTTTGTTATTAATGCTATCAATTATTTATCTCAGTACTATGTTTATTTTCAATTCCAATTTcaccttctttttattttatcttcttccTGTTCTcgtaaaatatttcttttaacaCTTTTTTTGCACTGATGACAAATTGTACTGGGTTTAAGATAGCAAagctgaatttaaaaaaaaattcatggaAATTTGGTTGTTGATATAACAATTAGCATTTTTTAGCTTTCCAATTTCTTCCTCAATATAATATAGTGATTACCCCACTCCCATTCTTTTTAAACTCATTATAGgtaatgtataaaaaaatttatgacaAGGCTGTTTAGAGAAAGGTCTCtttgttaaaataattaatgaCTATTCAATTCATGGGAAATTACGACACGTAAAAAATGGAATCTTCAAGTATTATACAGAGACTATTGATTCGAATATAAACATGCCAAGGTAACAAAACTATTAAATAGAGGTGATCTGAATGTTGATCATGAGCTGTTCAAATACTGCATTTCAAGTTGTAGGTACTTATGTTATTGTTAAATTCTGGGTGGTTGTATACAAATAATAATGAAAGACAAGATTGCACTTGATTTCATTAAAGCTTAAGTTGGACTATAAATATATGAAAGTTTAATAATAGAAAGATGTTTTCAATGTTCTGTTTTATAGTTTGATTCAACCTTTgtcttttaatttatgttttcatcCCTAATTTTCTATAGTATTCCCATGTACGTGGAGTGAGGTGGTAATTCGAATTAAACTGTATGTTAGTATAATATTCACTGattttttatatatgattttCTTTTTTCAGCAGTACTACAAggtcaataaatattattattttacacaTAAAATACATAATTTGCATTTATatttaccaaaatttacataCATAAGTTAATACAATTTACATTAATATTTACTAAAGTTTACACACATaagtcaatattaaaaaaaatttggtatttGTCTTCGCCAAAATTGGTAAAAATTGCTGCCCCTAAGATTTTTCGAATttcataaactattatatatataaaggcaTGCAGACAGATTTAAAAGGAGTGGTTTGGATTTATAAGTTGAGGTGAAGTGTACTTTCTTAATGAGCCTAAATTAGTGCACCATAAATTGTGATGCTTGTTTGAAGAACATGCCTACTAGAAGAAGCATGTCATGTTGTGGAAATCCTATACCGGATTCACATTCCAATCACTGCAAATCAGCGGTCATGCCTTCTATTAATTGGAGTGTTTATCATGTGattctttattttgatttggaCAAAGAGACATGGTCATTTTCCCCTGCCTGATATGGATTCCGATGATTATCCCCGGAGGCAGTACACTCACTTATGTGTCTTGAGAAGCTAGAGGATCCTAAGAAATTTAGAAAAGTATTTAAGTTGTGAATTGTGATTTTAATTTCAGGAATATCCATGTATCTGTTTCAATAGAAGAAGCACATTACTTGCTGCTTatgcaaaagaaaacaaaataaaaattttagacaTGTTTACTGAAAATTTTAGAAAGGTAAGTTGCACTTTACACTTGTTATGTTAAGCCTTGAACATTTTAATGTACCAAGTCCAATTTTAATTGATGTAGAGCTTGAATTGCAGAGACAATGTtcttgatcttttttttttttgtttttaaagatAGAAAGACTCGAACTCGTGACTTCTAAATAAGTATGAAAAGACAATGTTCTCAatctacaaatataataatagagTTAACGCTTGTCTTTTCTTTTTAATGTACTGTTATAATATGAtaccttaggtagcgtttgttttcggagACAGGACACAGACATATGGATAACGAATGTTTAAAACGTGTTTGGAAGCCGAGACATGGACACGAAACATATTGTCTCTAGACActgttttatatttttgtatccaCTCTTTTActaaggacaatgatggacacgaacttttttattaaaatttttttcctttctattcataaatattttttattattctactattatcTCTTTATTTCTCCTAATTTTAGCTTCTTCTCTGCATCCTAGTAGTTCTTCTTTCTCTCCGTTCTTTTTTTTTCAGATACTCTCTTTTTGGTAGAATTTCTTACTTGActggataattaatttatttctttttatcgtTCATTCTCTTCTCTATGGCATGTTGTATTAATAGAAACTTAATTCACTTTTCtactttatgttattttatttattcttaattttgttattttaataccATTTTTATCTTATTGGTTTATAGATCAATTTTTCTTGTAATTTTCTGTATTCCTAcatactcttattttttattaaattaatttgtacttgatgtaaaaaatttggaatcacatgactattttagtcatttcgcATAATATCTTAGTTTTGTCCATTTATATCCAAATATAATACaggacattacattagtgtcttgtctatcgtatctaaaaataatatacaaaaaataatttttagtatctTCGTTTTATTGTTTCTGTCTTAATGTCATGTTTTATCCTGTCTCCAAAAACAAACACAGccttattattattgtttggGTCACTCTGGTATAGATTTACAGTACATAGTTGAAGGACACGTGTAGCAGATGATTAGAAAATTCTGATCAGGTTGTCTGAATTCTTATGAAGCCTTGTTGAAGAGTCCAAACCAAGCTGCTTTAcatattgtttatatttttacCATCATGGCATAGAAGGATCTGATCAAATGTGCTGCCAAATCTTCCAAACGTTCGTGTTTTTTATTAGGAATATCATGACATATTTAAAAACGtgataaaaaaatgataattataaataaatttttgaaatatttaaaaacatgatcaaagaattagatattaaatatatatatttaagtgATACAaattttgacaattattattagaaaataaaattttttatctttaaaattttaaaaattaaaaattttatgtcacttgaatttttaattttttattgtgaattatcacatttttttgaaaaataaaaaaatctaaagatcaaattttgttttgaattcttttgtgtatattttaaatatttgttcaaatattattataaaaattcagatcaaATGGATAAGgtatttgttaaatataaaatttttttgtcacttataaaaatataataattattaattatttttgttgcatttttaaatcatttaaaaaaaatttttagcggCTGAGTTTTTTGGTATTAAATTGGTAGTTGATCCTTTTCTATATTTAatctaatttaattataattatttcaataaaacatattaaatattattaatatacttaATTAAACaacggaaaaataaaataaaaataaaagtactaaaaattataataatattcaataaataaatatatccagcaatattttattattgtgcaTTTGAACAACTAATGAATTTATTAGATAAATATATAgtactatattttttttacattaaccgcatatatttatatatgtgtatatgtatTGAATCTAAAAAGTGTGGATAGGTAATACTCAAAacaaaaatagtaatattatatgtctatctaatataatttatttttacattaattaaattatatatgaattaattacTCACTAATGTATTCACACAATTACTGGTTGAAAATCCAATTGCTTCAACAGAATTTACATGCTTAGGATCACTAATGTATTCTACTATATACATTTGCATCTAATTTCTACCACTAATGTGTTCTATTTTTCTAATGATATTTACAAGTTTATCTCCCCCACTGTGTTCTCTCTTTTTAATGCTGTTTACaagttttgttaaaaaaaaaattcattatgaGCAGTTCTAAAAGTAGAAAAAAGTTAGGATGTcaagtattttttgagaaatcAGTGAGTTACTAAAATTTAAAGGTTGTGTTTGAAAGAGAGACTAAAATCGAAagacaaaaactaaattaaatttttgtattgtatttatattgaattgaattatatctcaatattatgtttgatttaagataaatatagaaaTTACGAGTAAACTtggaattaaaaaattaaagaagagtgtTAATTTTCCTAAACTTCTAATGTGTACTTAAAATTTTTACTCTCAATGTTAAAGTTTTAAATAACACAAACAAATTTGATCCTAAATTTCTCTCTTTGGTTATATTTAACAATAAATAGTAACGAAGATTATGCTTGCAACATTtaatttaatccaaaatttaaataaattttaaaatgaaaaaaatacaattaaattgaattgaatttattttaatgtacattattagtttaaaatattctatgagtagaaatttaatttttttataggaaCATATTCACTTACAGaaacataaaagataaaacaTCATCATCTTAAATAGATATAATCGAATCATATTGTTAAGATAATATCAAAGTTTCCTAAACATGTTTAACAAATAAATATGCAAGTATTAAGTTGAGAGTATAGGGTAGTATGAAGTTTTTCTAATGGAGTGGAGAattatttttttaggattttttttaattaaatgcaAAATTGTCAAATGAAAGCATGATACCAAACAAGTACAATTCCTCATCAGTACACAAATAAATATAGTACTgggataaataaatagaaaagtatAAGCTACCAACTTATtgccaataataattaattattatattttaaacacatatataaaaagacacatctagaaaatatatctataaagatacttctattaaacacagtcatagaaaagacatttttattagatacaTCCACTTTCcattaaacacaattataaataagaattggCAGAAGTTAATTAACAGAAATATTGTTGGTAACTTTGCGAAACCTTAAATAAATTTGGTAACATTATTAATTACAAAGTTAGTAGTGGACTAGTGCTACAAAGGCTTCACCAAATGAAAGTGGATACAGGCTTTTAAGAGACAATAAACTTGGATTTTTGCAGCAGCATTTTGGATGAGTTGCTTTGAAGACCATTTGGTGAAACCAAGCTTTCATGGTAGATATAAGCCATTCTAAAACCTATACTTTGAGAAAGATTAGGATAGTTCTCCTTTAAATTTATGCTGTCAGGTAAATTTATGCTACCATTCTTTAAATCatacaaaaatattcttaaagATGGAGAAATGGCCAAAAATATTCTTCTCCGCGTCATTCATAATTACGATCAGTAACGTCATCGTTTCAGTTTGAGTTTGCGTTGCTAGATGACTATACTAGATCGATCTACCATCTATTCTAATAGGGAAAGTATATGTATTCTATTTATAGGAAGGTTTTCATGTTTCAATATTATCGTTAGCATCTCAATGGTATAGACGGTTTCAAACTTTCAATATAAGTTCAAAATCACAAACGGCCAATTAATTGAATCTAATCAAAtcttctaaattaaaataatatattgatcataatcataaaagatttgagttgaatctgtttcaaataaattatataaattggatcccattttttatatactttt contains:
- the LOC112770542 gene encoding uncharacterized protein; this encodes MHPQWSLCRCALLLPQWSLSRKPSLDLKPSIVAVSPSIGTVNIDSIEDVNVRNETAGCPALTESAHKMSIKLSLFIFVFMIIGAMFFGAEAEPLEDEQAFLDFFHKIDHSEHLNWGYKTSLCNARAGQ